In a genomic window of Diorhabda carinulata isolate Delta chromosome 8, icDioCari1.1, whole genome shotgun sequence:
- the LOC130897228 gene encoding inosine triphosphate pyrophosphatase has protein sequence MLKPITFVTGNVKKLEEVIQILGSEFPRQVINKKLDLPELQGELDEISILKAKEAHKQVLGPVIVEDTALCFNSLKGLPGPYIKWFLEKLGPEGLHQMLHGFDDKSAKAVCTFAYHPGGAEDEVILFQGITNGTIVSPRGPRDFGWDSCFEPEGYNVTYAEMPKSEKNKISHRYKALDSLKAYFTNSFKDKLEQ, from the coding sequence ATGTTAAAGCCGATTACTTTTGTTACTGgtaatgttaaaaaattggAAGAAGTAATTCAAATTTTAGGCTCAGAATTTCCTAGGCAggtaattaataagaaattggATTTACCAGAGTTACAAGGGGAACTTGATGAAATATCAATCCTTAAAGCCAAAGAAGCACATAAACAAGTATTAGGCCCCGTTATCGTAGAAGACACAGCTTTATGTTTTAATTCGTTAAAAGGTTTGCCAGGTCCCTATATAAAatggtttttggaaaaattaggtCCAGAAGGCTTGCATCAAATGCTACATGGATTTGATGATAAATCTGCAAAAGCAGTATGTACATTTGCTTATCATCCCGGAGGTGCAGAAGATGAAGTTATACTGTTTCAAGGAATAACGAATGGTACCATTGTCAGCCCAAGAGGACCAAGAGATTTTGGTTGGGATTCATGCTTTGAACCAGAAGGGTATAATGTGACGTATGCAGAAATGCCCAAATCAGAGAAAAATAAGATATCACATCGATATAAAGCACTTGATTCGCTAAAAGCTTATTTTACCAATAGTTTTAAAGACAAATTAGAACAATGA